In Isosphaera pallida ATCC 43644, the sequence CCTCGTGGGCTCGCCGCGGCCCCGTTTCTCCGACGACGCTTGCGGTTCACGTTGCGATCCGAGTATCCCGGATTCCTGCCTCCGACCCCACCCCCTTCACCCCACTCCACGGAGGGCTGGTCCATGAGCGCGTCTTGTCGGATCGTGGAGCGGGCCGTGACCCGGCGGTTGGACGACCGCCTCGACCCTGCCCTCTGGTTGGTCGAAACTCCTGGCGACCCCGTCGGCGAGATCGAGGCGATTCGGCGTCATCTCGACGCCTGCCCCCACTGTCGCGCTTCTTGGGAGAACGCCCAGCGGTTGGCGCGCGCTTCGACCGCGTTAGCTCGACGCACCGCGCGCGTGGCGGAGACTCTGGGTTCGCCCGAGTTCGTCGAGCGGGTCTGGACCGCCTGGCGCGACGCGGAGAAGACAACGGCCGCTCCGTTGATTGTGGTGGGTCGGGTCGGGTCGCGGGATGAACGCCGCCGGGTGGTCGGCATAGCCCTGGTCTGGGCGGCGGTTTTGGTCCTAGCGGTGGGGTTGGGGTGGCGTTTGGGAGCGCGTCTGAGCGGGGTGGGAGAGAAGGTTGATCCCGCCTCGCCCAACCTGGCGGGGCGGCAAGTGGGTTCAGATCGGCCCACGTCGGCCTCGGCGATGGCAACCGTGGCGGTCGATCGGGAGTTGGTTCGGGTGACCACCGCCACGTTGGGGTTGGTACGTCGCGCCTCGGAACCAGCCGCGCGGGTGGGCCGCGACTTGCTGGAGGTGTCCCGCGTCTTGCCGGAAACGCCTGGCTCCTCTTCCACGCCGCGCTTCCATCTGCTGCCCTTGAAGGGTTGGAATGGAACCGAGCCTTCCAGCGAGTCTTCCAGTTTGGAGTCTGGAGGTCGGGATTCGGGTGAACTCGAACCCCAGGCGGTCGCGTTGGCCGATCTCGGGACGCGCGTCCCATCCGCGACCGTTTCGGCCCAGACCGAGGACTCCTGGGCCGTCCCGGCCTTGCGGGCTTTTCGTTTCGTTCTGCCCCACGCCGACGTCTCCTCCACGCACAAGGACCACGACTGATGTTGGGCTTGATCCGTTGGCCGTGTTCCGCTCGCAGGGTTCTTGCAATCGTCGTCGTGATCGGGGCAAGCCCGACGCCGGACGGCCAACTCATTGCGCGCGGGGGCCAACTGGGCGCAGCGGTGATCGAGCCGGGCGAGCCGCCACGACCGGCCGCGATCGGTTTCGACTGGAACGGACCGCTGCTCCGTTTGGTGCCGGAGGGGGCCGCCGCGGTCCTGATGCTCCACGACCTGGCTGACCATCGCCGCGCCTGGCTCGATTCAACCCCCGCGCGACGCTTGGCCCAAACGGAGGTGATGCGGGATTGGCTCGATTCCGAGGAGGGCCGTCAGTTCGAGCAGGCCCGGGGCGCTCTTAGGGCGGTCTTCGGCCTCGAACTCGGCGACCTGATCGACGCCGTGGTGGGACGGGACGCGGTGTTGGCGTTGCGTTTAACCCGGCCCGACCAACCCGAAGGGCTGATTCTAACCCGCGTCAACCCAAACGACCGTGACCTGGTCGAGCGGCTCATTGAAGGACTCCACCCCTCGGTTCGCTTCGTGGATCGCCCCGTGGTCACCTCGCGGGGAGCCACCACGATCCGCACGCGGTTGGGGATCGACGCCCACACGTTTCTGAACTCGGCTGAAGCGGGACTAGGCGAGGACGGCACGGCGATTCTAGTTTGGTCCAACCTGGTCGAGCCGATCGAGGAAGTGATTCGCGCCGTCGATGCCGTGCTCGCCAACGAGGCTGGAATCCCACCCCGTTTCGCCTCGGTTGAGGATTTGGTTCACTTGGGACGCGATTGGCCGGCTCGTCCGCCGCTGGCGTTGGTGGTGAGTCCCGAGCGTTTGGGCATGTCGTTTCCGACCGATTCCGCCGATCCGGTCGAAGCTTGGTTGAGCCGAGTTTGGGGGGCCGCTGCCTGGGTGGGTCTGGCCCTGTCCTGGGAGTCCGACGACGGTTTGCAAGAGGTGTTGCGTCTGCGTTGGGCCGAGCAGCACCGGGTCGAAAAGCTGCCGGACTCCTTAAGGCGTTTCGCCTCGTCGCCAACGAATCCTCCGGTCGAACCCAACCAAGTTGAACGACTTCTGGAACACGCGCCTGCCGAGGCGGTGGCGGTTTGGCTTGCTCAGGGGGATTGGGGCGCGTTGGCCGACGTGCTGCTCGAAGTGGTTGGTCCCCTGCCCGCCTCGCGTCATCAGGCGTTCTGGGTGGCCTTTGAGGGGTTGGCCGGCGGCCGGCGGCCGCCACGCGAGCTTTTGAGTAGTCTGCAACCCTCCTGGCTCATGTGGGCGAGCGTCGATTGGCCCAAGCCGGGCGACCGCGCACCGACAGGACCCGCCGCGGTCGCCGAGATCGCTCCTCCCTCGCCCAAACTCACCTGGGGGAACTGGCGTTTGGCGTTGTCGCTGACCGCCGCGGATCAAGCCGCCGCCCTGGCCTGGGAGAATCTGGGACGCACCTTGTTGGCGCTTCGCAAGCTCGACGACTCGGAGGATCACCTGCTGTTGACCGTCGAATCCGACCCCACCGCGCCTGGACAAATCGCGCCGCCGGTTCGGTCGGTCACCGGGTTGCGTCGTCGGGTGGGAACCCCTTGGTCGTTGGTTTGGGAGCGGAGCGATCGGGTGTTGCGATTGACTTATGCGCCTCATGCGACATTCAAGCCAACCGATTCGTTATCGCCTTTGGTCGCGTCAACGAATCGGTCGCGTTGGGCCGCGCTCAAAGACCGTGACGCTCCCGAGGCCAGCACCATTTTGATGATCGATGTAGCGCGCCTGGCCTCATGGGTTCGGGCGTGTGAGCCTACGCTGCTGGATTGGCTGGGCGGGTTAGAGGATCGTCCCGCCGCCGAGCTCCTCCGTGATCTCCGCCATGTGCGCGATCTGCTGGATCAGTTTGACACCCTCACCCTTAGCCAGTGTCTGGAACCCGATCACGCCACTGTCCGCCGCGTCTTGACCCTGCGTTTTCGAGGCAATCTCGAATGAGTGGGGAGTGGGGAGTGGGGAGTGGGGAGTGGGGTGTGGGCAGTGGGGTGTGGGGAGTGGGGAGGTGATATGGGGTGTGGGGAGAGTGGGGTGTGATGCAAGTCTTGGGAAGCAGTGGGCGTGATTCGAATAGGTTATCAACCAACCCTGTGATCGCGTTTAGTTGCGTTTCTTTCCCGAATCCAACGGGGCCGACAAAGCAGCGCGTCTTACCTTCAACCTTCGACCCACTCTTCCCAATTCTCACCCTTTCCTTCCAAAACTCCACATTCCCATATCATTCCCAATTCTCACCTTTCTCCTCCAATTACCCCACACCTCACTCCCCACACCCCACTCCCCACTCCCCACTCCCCATATCACCTCCCCACTCCCCACACCCCACACCCCACACCCCACTCCCCACACCCCACTCCCCACTCCCCACTCCTCCTTATGAGCCACACCCCACTCCCCACTCCCCACTCCTCCTTATGAGGTTGACCGTTCGATGACCTTGACGAATAATTGAAGCCATTCGATCGGACAGGTGGAGTCCGATTTGCGGAGGGTTGCCTCATCAAGAAAGAGGGGTGACGCGCCGCCCCGCCCCGGCCCGTTTTGTCCCGCCGTCTACGGAGGAGAGTTCCTCGATGATCGCATTGCACCGCGACGCGCCCCGGATCGTTGGTCCCTTGCCCGGTCCCGAAGCGCGGGCCTGGTTGCATCGGGACGACTCGGTGATGTCGCCCTCCTACACCCGGACCTATCCGTTAGTGGTCAAACGGGGTTTGGGGGCGATGATCGAAGACGTGGACGGCAACCGGTTCCTCGACTTCACCGCCGGAATCGCCGTCACTAACGTGGGGCATTGCCACCCCCGGGTCACTCGGGCGATCCGCCAGCAGGCGGGTGAGTTGGTCCACATGTCGGGGACCGACTTCTATTACTTGCCCCAAATTCAACTCGCCGAACGACTGGCCAAGCTCGCGCCCGGCGACGAACCTAAACGGGTCTTTTTCACCAACTCGGGAGCTGAGGCCAACGAGGCAGCGCTCAAGCTGGCCCGCTACCACACCCGTCGCGCCCGGGTAATCGCGTTCTTCGGCGCGTTTCACGGGCGGACCTACGGCGCGTTGTCACTATCAGGTTCCAAGCCAACTCAACGCAGAGGATTCGCGCCACTGGTTCCGGACATCCACCACGCCGGTTACGGTTGCCTGGAGTCGGTCAAGCGTTTGTTGAGAACGGTCTGCCCGCCTGAGGATCTAGCGGCGATCTTCGTTGAGGCGATCCAGGGCGAAGGCGGCTACATCGTACCTCCGCCCGACTTCCTGCCGGGGATTCGTCGGTTGTGCGACCAGACCGGGGCTATCATGGTGGTAGACGAGGTGCAGTCGGGCATGGGCCGAACCGGCAAACTGTTCGCCCAAGAGCACTTCGGGGTCGCCGCCGACATCACCTGCGTCGCCAAGGGGATTGCCAACGGGTTGCCTCTGGGAGCGATCATCGCCAAGGCGTCGATCATGAATTGGGTGCCCGGCTCACACGCCTCGACCTTCGGCGGCAACCCCGTCGCCTGCGCTGCGGCCAACGTGGTACTGGACCTTCTGGAGGAAAAATACCTGGCCAATACCCGTCGGCGGGGTCGGCAGCTGATGAAGGGCCTCAGCGCGTTGGCCGCCAAACACCCTGAGACGATTCATCAGATCCGCGGCAAAGGGTTAATGGTGGGGATGGAGGTTCGGCATCTGGGTCAACCCCATCCGGGTTTCCGCGATCGGATCATCGACTTGGCGTTCGAGCGTGGTCTGCTGCTGCTGCCCTGCGGGACCTCGACGGTGCGGTTTTGTCCGCCATTGTGCGTCAACCAGCGTCAGGTCGAGACCGCCCTGGAGTTGACCGCCGCGGCGCTGGAGGCGGCGGAGGTCGAGTTGCACGCGGGTCGGATCCCGGCCCCCTATGATCCGTTCGGTCCCGAGTTGGGCCATCATCAGGCGAACACGCCCACCAACAGTCACGCCTGCCTGACCACCTCTCCCACGAGCACCTACCCGGGACATTCCCACTCATGAAGACATCCACTCCTTCGGCTTCCACCTTGTCTGCCGCCTCCTCCGCCGCGACCTACCAGTTCGACTGGCGGTGCTGGCCAGAGACTGAAGAGGCGATTCTGCACTGGATTGGCCAGGCGGTTGCCGGTCATCCGCTGATCGGTTCGCTAGCCCAACGCCTGCCTGAGGAAACCGGTACCCGGTTAGCCGACTGGGTGGATCACCTGGTGTTGCGCGACCAACCCGGCCTGACCGATCGGCTCGAACGTCTGGGGTTCGTTCGTCAGGAAGCCGCCTACGCCCTGGACGCGCCGGCCTATCACCACCCCGGCGCGATCTTTCCGCGGATCGCCGTGACACCCGCCAGTGGCGTGGGAGCCGTCGGCGAGGTGGTCGAACTCGCGCTCAAGGTCGAGTCAATCGCCGAGTTTTCAAGCGCTCATAATTTGGGGCTGACCATCGCGGGCTACCCGCTGGGTCCTTATCGGGTGGCGAAAGTGGAGACGCCGGGAGCCACGGTGGGGTTCGCGGTGGTCGAGCGCCGCGGCTACGTTGGGTTCGACCCATTCGACGGCGACCTCGCCCGGTTGGGCCGACTAACCCCCCACGCCGCCCGCGACGCTCTGGCCGCCCGCGACCT encodes:
- a CDS encoding zf-HC2 domain-containing protein, giving the protein MSASCRIVERAVTRRLDDRLDPALWLVETPGDPVGEIEAIRRHLDACPHCRASWENAQRLARASTALARRTARVAETLGSPEFVERVWTAWRDAEKTTAAPLIVVGRVGSRDERRRVVGIALVWAAVLVLAVGLGWRLGARLSGVGEKVDPASPNLAGRQVGSDRPTSASAMATVAVDRELVRVTTATLGLVRRASEPAARVGRDLLEVSRVLPETPGSSSTPRFHLLPLKGWNGTEPSSESSSLESGGRDSGELEPQAVALADLGTRVPSATVSAQTEDSWAVPALRAFRFVLPHADVSSTHKDHD
- a CDS encoding acetyl ornithine aminotransferase family protein, with the protein product MIALHRDAPRIVGPLPGPEARAWLHRDDSVMSPSYTRTYPLVVKRGLGAMIEDVDGNRFLDFTAGIAVTNVGHCHPRVTRAIRQQAGELVHMSGTDFYYLPQIQLAERLAKLAPGDEPKRVFFTNSGAEANEAALKLARYHTRRARVIAFFGAFHGRTYGALSLSGSKPTQRRGFAPLVPDIHHAGYGCLESVKRLLRTVCPPEDLAAIFVEAIQGEGGYIVPPPDFLPGIRRLCDQTGAIMVVDEVQSGMGRTGKLFAQEHFGVAADITCVAKGIANGLPLGAIIAKASIMNWVPGSHASTFGGNPVACAAANVVLDLLEEKYLANTRRRGRQLMKGLSALAAKHPETIHQIRGKGLMVGMEVRHLGQPHPGFRDRIIDLAFERGLLLLPCGTSTVRFCPPLCVNQRQVETALELTAAALEAAEVELHAGRIPAPYDPFGPELGHHQANTPTNSHACLTTSPTSTYPGHSHS